The DNA region GAAATCCCCTTAGAGGCGCTTCTTGTAGAGGAGTCCTCCGTAACGCTACTGCTTGACGTTGAGCGCTCTCAAATCGTATTTTTTCAGGCGCTTTTTGAGTCATATGAAGGCATCGGCACTATCAGAACCCTGGAACAGTCTCGTGGACTTATTTCAATTCTGACCACTCCAGACTGCTGCCAAACAGCCCTTGAAGTCT from bacterium includes:
- a CDS encoding DUF4911 domain-containing protein, whose product is EIPLEALLVEESSVTLLLDVERSQIVFFQALFESYEGIGTIRTLEQSRGLISILTTPDCCQTALEVLKTLPEEVIWRFATHLHPEEKSRYVQLL